The following nucleotide sequence is from Archocentrus centrarchus isolate MPI-CPG fArcCen1 chromosome 6, fArcCen1, whole genome shotgun sequence.
CTAATGTCAAGGAGATGGTAGAAGTTGAGGTAATTTTTAAGTTTTCTTAGCTGAGAAGCATGCCTGTTTAGAGCACATAAATGGAAAAGccataattaatcattaatttaatgtaatcACTAATTAATTCCCTTCAATAAAACAGCCAACTGGATCCATTTTGCTAtgtattgctgtttttttctgagATCTGAGTCTCTGCATACAGTCGAGACTGAGCTTTGGATCTGTACGTTATCATCTGCCAGCTTTGAGTTACTGTATAATCCGTTTGATCCAGTTTTGTCAAAAAGCTTTGTGGaaagctgcagtttaaaaattcATGTAGCCACTAAATACTGAAAGGCATTAGGCTGTGAGTGCttgaaaacacatttagaaTCAAAGTGCATTTGTCTTTCGCCTCTAGGTGGCACTGCTACACTGCTACCATGTTGTCAAGCTGAATCTATCCCTCTTGTTTCAGCAGCAATAAATGAAGTCTTGTATGAAAGCAGGCAGCAGAACGTGATGTGTGTCTATGTTCACAGGGTTGGGTCAGGGCATTATACAGCATACGGCAGCCACGAGGGCCGCTGGTACCACTTCAACGACAGCACAGTGACTCTGACCAATGAGGATACAGTGAGGAAGGCCAAAGCCTACATCCTCTTCTACGTAGAGAGGACTGGTCAGGTGCCCTCTGACATGAGCGCATCAAACAGCACAGCCACAAATAAGCCTGCCGCGGACACTGCAACTGTGGACAGTGTTTCTTCAGAAATAGTTTCTCAGGACAAAGTTGTAGCTGACACAGCAGCTACAGAAATGGATTTAGTGGATGTGGCAGCCTCACACGGGCATGTTGTGGATGAAAAAGCTGTGGAAGACGCGAGCAAAGACATGGCTACGCTGGCTGGGGCATCAGTGAAGGCTGCAACGGATGCAGATACCTCAGACAAGGCTGCAACAGAGGAATCTCACCAAGCTGTACAAACTGTCGCACAATAAATGATTCTTTGAGATTTCACTGCCTCAGACCAGCTCGTGACTTTGTTTTGGCTTCACCTCAATCACATTTGTCACAGTGCTTGATTATAATTTTCACATAACATTCACATTTCCACTTTTGTGTTTATGACTTGTTTGAAAGCATCGTGTTTAACTTGCTGCTTAATTTGTTTAGTGGGACTTTTTGCATGTATTTTCTTGATGATGCATTCCTCATATGAGGTAGGCTTCTCCATATTGAATAGATTCCAAAGGTGATCGTTTAAAGTTTAATGTAATGAAGCTTTAGCCTTGGAAAACCTCAGTTGGTCCAATGTTTAGCCTAGACTGAAGAGATTTGTTGTCAAGAACACTGTGTTATATTTGgcatttctattgtttttaaacttTCCAGTGTTATATTTTTCACCTTAAGAACCCAGTAGTTCTGTTTTCCAGTCATTAGAGTATATTTTAGGATTTAGAATGCAATGCATTTGACAGACTGGTGCTCATTAGGGCTTTAGAAAGTTGTTTTAACTTCTTGATCAGAACCAATGTAAAAGAAGTGATCCTTCTCAAAGTTTTGCCTGTACTGATGCTGGAATATCATGTGacatttttatgttaatttGAAATGGGCATACACGGGGACCTAATGAAATTCTCTTAAAAATGTGTATCAGGCAACATGAACATGACAGAATACAGTGGAGAATGTTTTAttaagatgtttttgtttgctgtttttatcCACGACGGCAACCGGGCGACGCGGTGCCAATAAAACCAGACAGGACGCCGAGGTTCACattagttgtttttgtttttgttttagtggTCTGTGTTATGAATCATTTTACTACACTGTCTCAAGGAGAGATGgtaagataaaaaaataaaagtactgtACCATCAATATGTTTCTATACTAAGCTATAATTGAGCTTGTCCTGCAAGTCCATTTTCTAAACAAGTTCTTGCACTTTAAAGGAGTGTCATTTGCATAAACTATCATTAGATGCACATTAGGAACAGGtctttactttgtgtgtgtgtgtgtgagcgagaggtacacacatgcatgcaaaaatgtattttatttgtaaatccGGAATACAACTGTCCAACACCCCTATTATGTATTGTAACTGTAAACTGCCTTTGATGTGGCCAAGTACACCTTCTGAAGTGAGAGAGCGGGTTTTTAGCaaccctttttgttttgtttttttcccctctgccaTCCTCTCACACGCGTACACACACCGCTCCCCCGGGACACGTGCCAGCCAGTAAGCCTCGCTCTGGCAGGAACAGGCGCTCCTGTATGCTGAGGAGCAGCTGCTCTTCATCGCCTGCACACAGGTGGCTGTGGTTTGTTACTCTGTCCTCATCAGTGATACAAgtggccttttttttccccatctttattttttttttttttttgatttgatCACAGCTGCAGACAAATAGCTTACATTACAGTGTTAAGACGGATCAGAGGTCTTGTAGAGGACGTCATGACACGGTGAGGCAGAGTACGGAATGTGACCAGCCTTCCAACAGTGGAATTTCCCAATGTCCTGCTTTTTATAGAGATTAGTGATAATGAgtgtagttttaaaaaaaagttggcaAGGAAGTGTGCAGTGATGACATAGGCTAAATGGTATTTTGCCTTTTGCCATCAAAGTACGTCCTCTCTAAGCCAACTGAACAAACACACCCTGAGTTGTATTACTGTGTGTTCCTTCAGGCAACGTTCTGTGTAACGCTGTGACTTTCACTCACGTGAAGAGCAAGGTTAAAGTTATGTGGCAATCTAATGATTACAGGGAATTTTAAAGGTCATAAAAGTGAGTCCTTAAACCGATGCCTACTGCtttaaatatacatattttttaactTAATTGTGATATATCATTTTATATCATATTATTTTTGACCCCACCTAAATGAAGAGGACAAAGCCCCACACTTAATTTTTTTACGCCTCTTATATCTCTAAAGTATCACAGAATTGGCTCATGTTCATACATTttttagaaaacatttaaaactattttaacACAGTTGAAAACCCGTGGGAGTTTTTGAACTGATGTATTACTCCACTATCCTCCAATGTCTTTTGGAAACAAGATATTGGAGGATATTGTTGTTCCCTCTCTCCAGCAGGGATCCAGAGACTTGCTGTTCTGGTAGCAGTTGTTGGCACAATATCTTGCTAAGGTATTTTATgctattttttccctttaatttgaCATATAAGTGTAGTTGCTGCAGGGTCTGTTTTTGCACTGCACAGTGGAGGTGtttcgctcttttttttttttttttttgtctgttagtGTGTATCTGAGAATTAGGCCAGGACAGTGTAAACATCTGGCTGAATCCAGTGCTTGCTGCCTGTTGAGAGCCATGACAGATGGAAAGGGAGCGTATGGCTCAAACACTTCCATCTTTGACTGCACCGCAGTTGTCTTCCCAAAATAGCCTGTGCTCTACGGCCTTATATGTGCAGGCCTGTGTGGTGTGCCTGAGGGGGCATCATGTATCTAGGCCACACAATACAGGCTGTGGGCTCACTGTTGCTGCTTACCAGCAGGCCTATCACTGCCCCAGGGACGGGGCCTGTCTTTATGTCTCGGGACAACACACCATGCATCTTATTCAGCTCAACCGTGAGTGTCTCCTTcaccttttctccttcctgGACAAGGACAGCCGGAGGAGTTTGTCCCTCACCTGTCATCAGTTGCGTGAGGTCTTTCTGGACCCCTGCCTCTGGAATCTACTCCACTTCAGCTCCCCCTGTCAGCTTAGAAAGGACAACTTTGTGCTGGGACCCTCACTTCGTTACTTAACTATTAGGTGGTACTCCAGCATGGTCCTGCAAGTGTGCAACATCGAGGACTGGGTGAAGAGCTCGTTTCAGAAGGACATCTGCAGTAAACACGAAAGCCTGGTCAGCAAGTTCCTGGTCCAGGTCTGCCatatgtgagtgtttgtgtgtggcttTCCcctgctgtgttgtgtgtttcagaATGACAACTGACAAAAGATGAgatatgtataatgacaataaagttctattctattctaagatGAGAGAGGACACTATAATATCCTGCAATACTGCCTTGAGCAATTGCTTTTAAGCACCTTAACAGCAGAGTTAACATGACACTGGCACAGCCTGTGCGGTTTGCGCTCATCTTCACACACGCACAGGAACAttcaaaattgtgtttttttttatgtgccttTAGGATGATCAcaccatttgtgtgtgtgtgtgtgtgtgtgtgtgggggggggggggggggggggggggtcagggtCATTCACACCCCACATCAGTGAACCAAATGGTTTTCATTTAAGGCACGTCGCTCCGTCTAACTGCCATGTTCAGCTGCAGGCAGCATGGAACATAATCATTAGAAACAGATGGCTATAAACAACTGGCTatagagacagaaaaatgacacATCTGTGGGACACAAGACTGATTCTATTACTAACATAACTGTGGTCACATatcaaattatatttaatgAATGACGTGACAGTTGGACTTGATAGGTCGCTGAAAAGTAGCCGTTTTGGCTTTTGGCCTTGTGTGCGTGGCTGGCTTCAGGAATCAGCCTGGAGAGGCATAATGAGGTCTCTGGATAATTTCTTCAAGGCAGCCAGTAATAACAGTTGATGTGAGTGAGCTTGGCCACCACAGCTGGCCGGGACGAGAGGAGGGGAAAGGGAGgaggggaaagggggggggggggggggggggggggggtctctgtgGCGCAGTGCACAACCCTGTGAGGACTTCCTGTATTGTGAAATTTGAGATTTGTGATGTGAGAGCTGTGAGATGAGTCAGAGCTAGAACCGCCCACTTTGTCTGGAGCTTGCATCTCCATGTCCTTAAGGTACACTCTCTGCATACTGATAAACCCTCCCAGATTGTCAGAAGAAAGGAAGTGCACGTGACAAAGTGGGAGGGGACACAGAGAGACTGTGGGGGTGATAAAGAGTGATTTGGCTCCAGACCCTCCCAGTCAGCTGCATAGTGGAGATTTATGCAGGCAGGTGGAGCCTACAATTGGCTCTTTGTTGCTGTCAGAGGAATGAACATGTGCTctgtctctgcctgcctctTCCTGGATAAGACTCCACGTAAACTCTGACGCCAACCTCATGtctatattcattttttttctttttttttttatctacatggaaaaaaactataaaatatagCATGTCTTTGGGCACATTTGTAGTGTAGTTTTCAGTGTGATGCTGCTCTAGAGCCAGAAAGCTACAGTAAATCAATTTTCTTAAGGTCACAGTATTAGAATTGCACATTAATTTACATGTCGGATTTGCTGTGTAGTGTGGCCTGCACAGTGGGTGGCACAAGAAGCTTTGGCACGAGAATGGttaaacatttctgtttctAGTTTGACTCCCAAATTTTAATATGCACCATTTGGCTAAACTGATGCTTTCTCTTATATAACGAGAACAAGCATGACTTCTGCTTACGAAGTACTTAGAGATTTATCTGACAGATGCTTTAAGAAATATTTCCTATTGAATCTAGAAAGTGGAAGACTCCCACAGTGTTTTAGACTTTTTGACGCAAACCCTCGCACTCAAGAGACTGAAGGACACAAACAGTAAATGTACTCTACGTCTCAGTCCCTTTTAAGAGTTCACTGGATAATTTGACCAGACAAATTAACCGTTAGGAAACCAAACGGCTCATTACAGGCATGATTGCAGGCTGGTGGTGTGGTGTTCTGCTTGTGCTCAACATAGACCAGCCTGCACCCATTACTGTTTCTATCTGAACTTCACTGTGTCTCAACCATAAACTGAAGGAAGAAAATTCTGGGCATTTTTAGGCACACAGAGTTAGGTAGAAGTAGAAATAGCCCTCACTGCTTTGAAAGTATCAAGGTTTTTGCTTTATTCACTCAGCTGTTGGTGAATATATGAAATATTATGGCAATGAGTTTGAAAACTTGTTTaaagacacaacaaagaaagccattaaaaagaaaaaatttccACCAAAGAAAAAGGTGCTATGAGGCAGTGCTTTAATGTGCCAGTGACTAAATATCTGTATGTATGCAAGTGTacattgtgtatgtgtgaggaaGAAGAGATGAAAAGGACAGATTAAGACAACTGGGTATGTAAATACGGGAACAACACACAAACGAGTCTGCGCAAAGTGGAAGTTCCATGAGAGGGTGGATTATGtaatgggttaaaaaaaatactattctATTATCTGTTACTTCTATTCACTTCCTGTCCTCTCCCATTATAAAGGACAAACGAGTCCCTAAACGCAACTAGCGCACACGTCAGCTTCCTCATTATTTTGCTAATGTCAATACTGTCCAATCACATGCTCTGATAAAGCCTCACTTTGAGCCCATGCCACAATCCAACAGGGCACATGGAACGACTGCATGCTCAGAGGTTACTGGGGCACTACCCTCAACACTTGCAGGCAGCTGGAATATGTCCGGCTCACATGTGGTAAAGTCGTAAGATTATGTAAGTCTTTATGTAATCTGCATCAGTGAACATGAATGATACCCACTATCCCTTACCATCCCAGTGTCTGTCTACCAGATCTGTACTGCTGGCCTGCCACTAGGATGCAGTGCACAGAGTGTCATGCCAGCAGTACATGCATTTCACAGCATTTGTAATTAAACTTTGAGAAATTTTTCattgttgtgtgttgtgtgcaACTGTTCCATGCAAGAGCATTTACGTCACTTGTTCGCAAAATCTTTTGAGAGAAAGGAAACACACATGCCCCAGTAGGACTGTATGTAAACAAAAGATGGCTTGATCTGGGTATTTAACAGCTCTGTCATTAAACAGATCCTGGATCTGCCTCTCAGTGTTGTCGTTTGCAACTCATACATGCATAGCTCAGATCAGACCCTCTGATCTCTATTCTTTCCCTCTATTATCGGATTCTATTTGGACagtattcatttaaaaagagcAGACGCCAAACTGAATTGCTTATTTTAGACATTGCCTTCTGCAAACACTAATCTTCCTACTATTTGCCCCATTCTATATATATCCTAAAGTGTTATGAGTTATGACACAGAACAGGTCTCATACTCCATCATATGTGTGAAAATATGTCTCTGTTCAGTGACATTTCTGACTGATGTGTCTACCACGGGTGCCCCAACTTGCTGTCACTAACCCTGTCTGGCTGTGGACACATCACTGACCAGGATGTGATTTctgtgctgcagtgctgcaggAAACTGCGCTACCTCCACCTTGAGAACTGCGTCCGCATTACCAACTGCAGCCTGGAGGGTGTGGTGGCTCACGGAGACAATCTGGAGGAGGTGAAGGTGGACTTCTGTAGGAATATCACTCAGACGGGGCTGCAGCACTGTAAGGAGATGAAGCCAGCCCTCCAGCTGACTGCAGAGAGGAGTGCTGATATGATCCCTGACAGAAGCTGAGGAGAGGGTGCCAATCAGGAGGACACTGCAGAAACTCCTGCAGAATTCCTAATGGAAGTGTCTCACATCCAAACTAACAGGGACCATAAGGAAGAACATTCCTATCACTGTAGTGTAATGATGTGACTGtaatgttttttctgatttgtaGTTCACATTGTTATACCTTTTATATGGCACATTTTGAATATAAATTTCTCTTGCTAAGCTGTGCAGCTGTATAATTTGATTCTTGATCAAATTATTCTTGATGCCACCAGCAGTTAGTTAACTCACACTGTCACAAAAACTTAAAGCAGGAGGAAGCAGGTCAATTCTAtctaaaggttaaaaaaaaaaaaaaaaaaaaaattttttgcaaCTTCAAAAACATGAGCTGTTTCCACACTGCAGCCCAGACCTTTTGTTGACTTTGAGAATGTGACAACACAAATGTCTGACGTAGCTGGATTGGACACTGAACAGCCTTTGACCTGCCAGCTCCGGAGTACAAAGTCTGTGTAACATCCGATTGGGCCAGTTTGTGTCCATGTGAGAGCAACTGTGGGTATTAGTCCTGTGTATCCATGGCCTTTGTTCTGCCCTCTGCACTCTGCAATCTATCCAGACAGCTCACCTGCCAAACACACTAAACCAAACACAGTACTGCCAGTAGTGTCTGAAGCAAACTCCCCTGttgtgtgctacatgtgagaaaAAGTGATTTCAACCTATGTCCCTTCCTGATTCTCTAACTTTGTTCCTATGTGTCAAATAGtgacaaaatgactgaattTGAATTTGCATAAGGGGCCATGTGACCTATTTCTTGGCCAGGACTAGCTGACAGGCAACAAATGGAAACTCCAGGAAGTTTCTTCTTCCAGCAATGTAGCAGCTGTCATACTGAATGACAGATTGTCTTTTTGTCTTGTCTTATTTATTGTACAGGCATGGGAGTGTTATCAATCATCTCTGCATACTTCCAAAAGATTGAATGACCATGttccaaaaatgtcaaactataTCTTTAATAGCATTTGTGGTTTGATTAAAATATTACATACCACTTCCTTGAAGTAGttaaacagcataaaaaaaatatgtgtggTTGCCATCTCCATCCAGAGAGGAAGGATTCTCCCAAGGAAAATGGCCCTAAGCCTGAGTTGTCTTATTATGTAATAGAGACACTTGTGAAATTAGGCCATAGGGTACTCCTTAATCACTAGTTTCAGACACCCAGTTTTTAATTACCTAAAGCAGTGCTAAGTCTAGTGAATAACCTTAAATGATACAAAGATAAGAGGTAAGCATCTGAAGATTAAGCAGATAAATGTTAGGTCAGCATCCAAAATCATGTGAACATCACAGAAAACAGGCTTTTTCAGGGATCTGGAAATTGGCAAACTTACTGCTTTCTTACAGATAATTAAGCCTTGAAAAGTGATGCAAGCAATTcatacagccaccccaaatttAGCTGATTTCTTGCAAGCCCTCGGCCTGTACAGAGGTGGATTTGGAACAAACTGTTACTACATCCTCTGATCCATTATTAAGAGAACGCTGTTCTGTAGGAAAGTACAAAATGGTGAGAAAAGGGCAAGACAGACCGGTTGATCAAGGGTTTCACATTACAGCAAGACGGTGActcaaaacacagagaaactaGATGGTCAGCTTTAAGAGATGGAAGACCAGAACAGTCTTCAGATGTAAACCCTATCAGGCTGGTTTGGGATTAACTGGATGGACAGAAGAGTGAGAAGCAAAGCACTTGTGGGAATCTCTGCAATGGTGTTGggcggtggggtggggtgggggcttTCCAACTTTCCACACAGTGTTTTATTTCCAGAGTACAAAGAATactatttgtgtgtgttcagctgCTGAATGAGTCAAAACAAACATTGTCATTTAATCTAGGATTTTAAGGTTCCATGATTTCTGAGACACTTAATGCCGAAACATTACACTATGTTAAGAGTGCATAAGCATATTTGTATATATCAGCCTTGACAAGAACATCTGAAAAGCACACAACCCACTAGAGTGATTCTTATTAGATTATtcttatttgatttttatttggcCGTGCAAAACTGATTAAGCAGAGAAATGCGGTTCATGTGGTTTGGACTGCAGTAGTGgctctcaaactgtggggcaggCCCCACTGTTGGGCCAAGGAGCCGCTGCAGG
It contains:
- the fbxl22 gene encoding LOW QUALITY PROTEIN: F-box and leucine-rich protein 22 (The sequence of the model RefSeq protein was modified relative to this genomic sequence to represent the inferred CDS: inserted 2 bases in 1 codon), with the translated sequence MERERMAQTLPSLTAPQLSSQNSLCSTALYVQACVVCLRGHHVSRPHNTGCGLTVAAYQQAYHCPRDGACLYVSGQHTMHLIQLNRECLLHLFSFLDKDSRRSLSLTCHQLREVFLDPCLWNLLHFSSPCQLRKDNFVLGPSLRYLTIRWYSSMVLQVCNIEDWVKSSFQKDICSKHESLVSKFLVQVCHGCPNLLSLTLSGCGHITDQDVISVLQCCRKLRYLHLENCVRITNCSLEGVVAHGDNLEEVKVDFCRNITQTGLQHCKEMKPALQLTAERSADMIPDXEAEERVPIRRTLQKLLQNS